In Fusobacterium sp. JB019, one DNA window encodes the following:
- a CDS encoding peptidylprolyl isomerase, translating into MAIRKFRKKMKLITYIITIAFVVSSLALYIMTQMNYSKTKNYAFKLNGNKVSMNTIARNKYMISRGNGVKIEEKVYEILALDKTIEEELTQQLADDLKIKISKKEINKEYFKVENSVKDKDQFNRMLRAQGYTKASLKKEIAKSLRAMKVIEYYVSNAKIPKEDILAIYNENKNTVFQGKSLKEVESEIEKSLLKEKGNEDYLKAVYEMKQTMKIADIREQIKDNFEKLQLEKSGVKFSNVEYDKVLLGFINSGEKEVQAREKAEKYLNTQAKLLNLAKEYKVDIEDELPLDLKVREAYKDVFKKVKENVTYTEKDLRNYFKENSSNYDIYASVNSYIAELDIQPSLLDKETTQAEAEKILKEVNKDNFAEIAKKKSEGPSAPRGGDLGTFSKQTMVKEFSDAVFKGKVGEVYPKVVNTIFGSHIIYIAERNDEAGTARASHILIKPKISEATQLEYLKTAKEAVNKISAEDIKFTDLPKDKYKVNSLYKGINEAGYIPGLEFNEKLVKEIYKSPLNKVSYKKINEKIYIFKKIKETPFKKAKYNDVKSLVKEDYIVKTAMGTLKEKLK; encoded by the coding sequence ATGGCTATAAGAAAATTTAGAAAAAAAATGAAGTTGATAACTTATATAATAACAATAGCATTTGTAGTTTCATCATTGGCTCTTTATATAATGACTCAAATGAATTATTCAAAGACAAAAAATTATGCCTTTAAATTAAACGGAAATAAAGTAAGTATGAATACTATTGCTAGAAATAAATATATGATATCAAGAGGTAATGGAGTTAAAATTGAAGAAAAAGTATATGAAATATTAGCATTAGATAAAACTATTGAGGAGGAATTAACGCAACAACTAGCAGATGATTTAAAGATTAAAATATCTAAAAAAGAAATAAATAAAGAATATTTTAAAGTTGAAAATAGTGTTAAGGATAAAGATCAGTTCAATAGAATGCTTAGAGCTCAAGGTTATACAAAAGCTTCTTTAAAAAAAGAAATAGCTAAAAGTTTAAGGGCAATGAAAGTAATAGAGTATTATGTAAGTAATGCTAAAATACCTAAAGAAGATATTTTAGCTATATATAATGAAAATAAAAACACAGTTTTCCAAGGAAAGAGTTTAAAAGAAGTGGAATCTGAGATAGAAAAATCATTATTAAAAGAAAAGGGCAATGAAGATTATTTAAAAGCAGTTTATGAGATGAAGCAAACTATGAAGATTGCAGATATCAGAGAACAAATTAAAGATAATTTTGAAAAGCTACAGTTAGAAAAATCTGGAGTTAAGTTTTCTAATGTAGAATATGATAAAGTTCTTTTAGGGTTTATTAATAGTGGAGAAAAGGAAGTTCAAGCTAGAGAAAAGGCAGAAAAATATTTAAATACTCAAGCAAAATTACTTAATTTAGCAAAAGAATATAAAGTTGACATTGAAGATGAATTACCTCTTGATTTAAAAGTAAGAGAGGCATATAAAGATGTATTCAAAAAAGTAAAAGAGAATGTAACATATACAGAAAAAGATTTAAGAAATTATTTTAAAGAAAATAGCAGTAATTATGACATTTACGCTTCAGTAAATTCATATATAGCTGAATTAGACATACAACCTTCTTTATTAGATAAAGAAACGACTCAAGCTGAAGCAGAAAAGATATTAAAAGAAGTAAATAAAGATAATTTTGCAGAAATTGCAAAGAAAAAATCAGAAGGTCCAAGTGCTCCAAGAGGTGGAGATTTAGGAACTTTTTCAAAACAAACTATGGTAAAAGAGTTCTCGGACGCAGTATTTAAAGGGAAAGTCGGAGAGGTATATCCAAAAGTAGTAAACACAATTTTTGGTTCTCATATAATTTATATAGCTGAAAGAAATGATGAAGCAGGTACAGCAAGAGCAAGTCATATATTAATAAAACCAAAAATTTCAGAAGCTACGCAATTAGAATATTTAAAAACAGCTAAAGAAGCTGTAAATAAAATATCAGCTGAAGATATTAAATTTACAGATTTACCAAAAGATAAATATAAAGTAAATTCTTTATATAAAGGTATAAATGAGGCAGGTTATATACCAGGATTAGAGTTTAATGAAAAATTAGTAAAAGAAATATATAAAAGTCCATTAAATAAAGTTTCATATAAAAAAATAAATGAGAAAATATATATATTCAAAAAAATAAAAGAAACACCTTTTAAGAAAGCTAAATATAATGATGTTAAATCTTTAGTCAAAGAAGATTATATAGTTAAAACAGCTATGGGAACATTAAAAGAAAAGCTAAAATAA
- the dnaG gene encoding DNA primase, with the protein MKYYSEDIDKLIEELKIEDVIGDIVPLKKTGANYKGICPFHPDTNPSFVVSPAKKICKCFVCGAGGNVIKFYSMYYKISFEESVEALSKKYNIPLRVYSRNKNRVEKNEKYYKIMKSAHEFYQDKIFENEGQVALEYLSNRGVNPKIIKDNMLGYAPSSWDNLYDFLIKKGYNKKDIITLGLGKQGEKGTYDTFRNRVIFPIYSIKGDIIAFGGRSLENKKEVPKYINSSDTPIFKKGKNLYGIKNRGNILKKKNYALLMEGYMDVLSAHSYGFDVALASLGTAFTYDQGTLLKKYTKNVILCLDMDNAGQMATEKTAFILKNLGFNIRVLKLDNAKDPDEFLNKFGKEAFLKAVKNSLEIFDFLFEIYSKEYDLSNIMSKEKFLARFKEFFKNVESVLERNLYLDRLSKILDIDKRILEEVLIKKNNFVELKNSEEIFSKRVQSKREKVSHLEELTIELILAKVEYYKYFKDKKVESTLCKKLFYYLEDKSSNGEDMNFQDLREFFKSPDITVEEKEEIFMFNCRSIEFSNKEKLEENLKEIYKSWFVKEIKESQKIRKNIIMTTKLKKIESNLYEDMKFENLLAEYDKFKKILIENDVL; encoded by the coding sequence ATGAAATATTATTCGGAAGATATTGATAAACTTATTGAGGAATTAAAAATAGAAGATGTTATTGGAGATATAGTACCTTTAAAGAAAACAGGTGCTAATTATAAAGGAATATGTCCTTTTCATCCAGATACTAATCCTTCTTTTGTAGTAAGTCCGGCTAAAAAAATATGTAAATGTTTTGTTTGTGGGGCGGGAGGAAATGTAATAAAATTCTATTCTATGTATTATAAAATATCTTTTGAAGAATCTGTAGAGGCTCTTTCAAAGAAGTATAATATTCCTTTAAGAGTTTATTCTAGAAATAAAAATAGAGTTGAAAAAAATGAAAAGTATTATAAAATAATGAAAAGTGCTCATGAATTTTATCAAGATAAAATATTTGAAAATGAAGGACAAGTTGCTTTAGAATATTTATCTAATAGAGGGGTAAATCCTAAAATTATTAAAGATAATATGTTAGGTTACGCTCCTAGCTCATGGGATAACCTTTATGATTTTTTAATAAAAAAAGGCTATAATAAAAAAGATATAATAACTTTAGGACTAGGAAAGCAGGGAGAAAAAGGAACTTATGATACTTTTAGAAATAGAGTAATTTTTCCAATTTATTCTATCAAAGGAGATATAATTGCTTTTGGTGGTAGGAGTTTAGAAAATAAAAAAGAAGTTCCTAAATATATAAATTCTTCAGATACTCCTATATTTAAAAAAGGTAAGAATTTATATGGGATAAAAAACAGAGGAAATATATTAAAAAAGAAAAATTATGCATTACTTATGGAAGGATATATGGATGTCCTTTCAGCTCATAGTTATGGCTTTGATGTAGCATTAGCTTCATTAGGGACAGCCTTTACCTATGATCAAGGAACGCTTTTAAAAAAATATACTAAAAATGTAATCCTATGCTTAGATATGGATAATGCAGGACAAATGGCTACAGAGAAGACAGCATTTATATTAAAAAATTTAGGTTTTAATATAAGAGTCTTAAAATTAGATAACGCCAAAGATCCTGATGAATTTCTAAATAAATTTGGTAAAGAAGCATTTTTAAAGGCTGTTAAAAACTCCTTAGAAATTTTTGATTTTTTATTTGAGATATATTCCAAAGAGTATGATTTGTCAAATATAATGTCAAAGGAAAAGTTTTTAGCTAGGTTTAAAGAATTTTTTAAAAATGTTGAATCAGTTTTAGAAAGAAATCTATATTTAGATAGGTTGTCTAAGATTTTAGATATTGATAAAAGAATATTAGAAGAAGTGTTGATAAAGAAGAATAATTTTGTAGAATTGAAAAATAGTGAAGAAATTTTTTCAAAAAGAGTTCAAAGTAAACGAGAAAAAGTAAGTCATTTAGAGGAGCTTACAATAGAATTAATTTTAGCTAAAGTAGAATATTATAAATATTTTAAAGATAAAAAAGTGGAGTCTACTTTATGTAAAAAATTATTTTATTATTTAGAAGATAAAAGCAGTAATGGGGAAGATATGAATTTTCAAGATTTAAGAGAATTTTTTAAGTCTCCAGATATTACTGTGGAAGAAAAAGAAGAGATTTTTATGTTTAATTGCCGTTCTATAGAATTTTCAAATAAAGAAAAATTAGAAGAAAATTTAAAAGAAATATATAAATCTTGGTTTGTTAAAGAAATAAAAGAATCTCAAAAAATAAGAAAAAATATAATAATGACAACTAAATTGAAAAAGATAGAATCTAATTTATATGAAGATATGAAGTTTGAAAATCTTTTAGCAGAATATGATAAATTTAAAAAAATTTTAATAGAGAATGATGTATTATAG
- the rpoD gene encoding RNA polymerase sigma factor RpoD, which yields MKELVKNEKVLILLRKAMKDNLVTYEEINRELKEELSLENIKRLIEGMIDQGIEIIKEEDLKTKERLKKAIKKEKKDKKEKSLKAEKSSRKSTTDMKEFEDAEFKDLSANELEDMEEYAKEDAASYEAYIASLSTAMGVDEPIKMYLREIGQIPLLTHAEEIDYAKRAYEGDDYAVKQLVEANLRLVVSIAKKHTNRGLKLLDLIQEGNIGLMKAVEKFEYTKGYKFSTYATWWIRQAITRAIADQGRTIRIPVHMIETINKIKKEARIYLQETGRDATAEVLANRLGMEVEKVKAIQEMNQDPISLETPVGSEEDSELGDFVEDNKMLTPYEETNRVLLREQLDEVLDSLNSREKQVLRYRYGLDDGAPKTLEEVGKIFKVTRERIRQIEVKALRKLRHPSRRKKLEDFKK from the coding sequence TTGAAAGAACTTGTAAAAAATGAGAAAGTTTTAATTCTTCTCCGTAAAGCTATGAAAGATAATCTAGTTACTTATGAAGAAATTAATAGAGAATTAAAAGAAGAATTATCTCTTGAAAATATAAAACGTTTGATAGAAGGGATGATAGATCAAGGTATTGAAATAATCAAAGAGGAAGATTTAAAAACAAAAGAGAGATTAAAAAAAGCTATTAAAAAAGAAAAAAAAGATAAAAAAGAAAAGAGTTTAAAGGCAGAAAAAAGTTCAAGAAAAAGTACAACAGATATGAAAGAATTTGAAGATGCTGAATTTAAAGATTTAAGTGCAAATGAATTAGAAGATATGGAAGAGTATGCAAAGGAAGATGCAGCTTCTTATGAAGCATATATTGCAAGTTTATCTACTGCTATGGGAGTAGACGAACCAATTAAAATGTACTTAAGAGAAATAGGACAAATACCATTATTAACTCATGCAGAAGAGATTGATTATGCTAAGAGAGCTTATGAAGGGGACGACTATGCAGTAAAACAACTAGTAGAAGCAAACTTAAGATTAGTTGTAAGTATAGCTAAAAAGCATACTAATAGAGGTTTAAAACTACTTGATTTAATTCAAGAAGGAAATATAGGATTGATGAAAGCAGTAGAAAAATTTGAATATACTAAGGGATATAAATTTTCTACATATGCAACTTGGTGGATAAGGCAAGCAATAACTAGAGCTATAGCAGACCAAGGAAGAACAATAAGAATTCCAGTTCATATGATTGAAACTATAAATAAGATAAAAAAAGAAGCAAGAATATATTTGCAAGAAACAGGAAGAGATGCAACAGCTGAAGTTTTAGCTAATAGGTTAGGAATGGAAGTAGAAAAAGTTAAAGCTATACAAGAAATGAATCAAGATCCAATTTCACTTGAAACTCCAGTAGGTAGTGAAGAAGATAGTGAATTAGGAGATTTTGTTGAAGATAATAAAATGTTAACTCCGTACGAAGAAACTAATAGAGTTTTGTTAAGAGAACAATTAGATGAAGTTTTAGATAGTTTAAACAGTAGAGAAAAACAGGTTTTAAGATATAGATATGGACTTGATGATGGGGCTCCAAAGACTTTAGAAGAAGTTGGGAAAATCTTTAAAGTAACTAGAGAAAGAATAAGACAAATTGAAGTTAAAGCTCTTAGAAAATTAAGACATCCAAGCAGAAGAAAGAAATTAGAAGATTTTAAAAAATAG
- a CDS encoding sigma factor produces the protein MLIENFSKLVSRKYKDDFNFDKFITENSDFKFEFEREDDSLTYDGELKASDYSEVLEYFEDISLNEALSKEELIEALKEKNEENKGKLLLDNISEIALISLYFCRKGIEYLELTQEGIIGLLKGIENYSVEKGDLKGYLRKWIAREISIYIEDRFLQLKAEFKYYLENTEKEELNLTDEEIDKKLDELDELMIEDVPFTVSDLEINILSLYFGFNKSKRFSMYEIEEELELGKDKGEEKFYGILIRLSTADGGMFLL, from the coding sequence ATGTTAATAGAAAATTTTAGTAAACTAGTAAGTAGAAAATACAAGGATGATTTTAATTTTGATAAATTTATAACTGAAAATTCTGATTTTAAATTTGAATTTGAAAGAGAAGATGATTCTTTAACTTATGATGGAGAGTTAAAAGCAAGTGACTATAGTGAAGTTTTAGAATATTTTGAAGATATAAGTTTGAATGAAGCGTTATCAAAGGAAGAATTAATAGAAGCTTTAAAAGAAAAGAATGAAGAAAATAAAGGAAAGTTACTTTTAGATAATATTTCTGAAATAGCATTAATCTCTTTATATTTTTGTAGAAAAGGTATAGAATATTTAGAGCTTACACAAGAGGGAATAATAGGACTTTTAAAGGGAATAGAAAATTATTCTGTAGAAAAAGGAGATTTAAAAGGATATTTAAGAAAATGGATAGCTAGAGAAATTTCAATTTATATTGAAGATAGATTTTTACAATTAAAAGCTGAATTTAAATATTATTTAGAAAATACAGAGAAAGAAGAATTAAATTTAACTGATGAAGAGATAGATAAAAAATTAGATGAATTAGATGAGCTAATGATAGAAGATGTTCCTTTTACTGTTAGTGATTTAGAGATAAATATATTAAGTTTATATTTTGGATTTAATAAAAGTAAAAGATTTTCTATGTATGAAATTGAAGAAGAATTAGAATTAGGAAAAGATAAGGGTGAAGAAAAATTTTATGGAATACTAATTAGATTGTCAACAGCTGATGGAGGGATGTTTTTATTATGA
- a CDS encoding Nif3-like dinuclear metal center hexameric protein: protein MRLSKIIKLLEEKFPVKNAEEWDNVGLLVGDRKQEIKKLQISLDITEKVIEKAIEEKVDLIISHHPFIFGSIKKINTDSLVGRKILKLISNNISVYTLHTNLDASLGGLNDLLAEKLKLTDGKIIDSKIDGEEISGIGRYFRMESKIKLTKFIENLKFLLSLENVIVSGKTIETKKISKIAIVNGSGSNYWRKAKSMGAEVLITGDLKYHEALDAKEEGLIMIDIGHYESERFFYEILAKELKGIEQLKINIYNDEEVLKIY, encoded by the coding sequence ATGAGACTATCAAAAATAATAAAACTATTAGAAGAAAAGTTTCCTGTTAAAAATGCAGAAGAATGGGATAATGTAGGTTTATTAGTTGGGGATAGAAAACAAGAAATAAAAAAACTTCAAATTTCTTTAGATATAACAGAAAAAGTTATTGAAAAAGCGATAGAAGAAAAAGTAGATTTAATAATTTCCCATCATCCTTTTATTTTTGGATCAATAAAAAAAATTAATACAGATTCTTTGGTTGGAAGAAAAATATTAAAACTTATTTCAAATAACATCAGTGTGTATACATTACACACTAATTTAGATGCTTCATTAGGTGGACTTAATGATTTACTTGCTGAAAAATTAAAACTTACTGATGGGAAGATTATTGACTCCAAAATAGATGGAGAAGAAATTTCAGGAATAGGAAGATATTTTAGAATGGAGAGTAAAATTAAATTAACAAAATTTATAGAAAATTTAAAATTTTTATTATCATTGGAAAATGTAATTGTTTCAGGAAAAACTATAGAAACAAAAAAAATTTCTAAAATAGCTATAGTAAATGGAAGCGGAAGTAATTATTGGAGAAAAGCTAAATCAATGGGAGCAGAAGTTTTAATTACAGGAGATTTAAAATACCATGAAGCCTTGGATGCTAAGGAAGAAGGATTAATAATGATTGACATAGGTCATTATGAAAGCGAAAGATTTTTTTATGAAATATTAGCAAAAGAATTAAAAGGGATTGAGCAATTAAAAATAAATATTTATAATGATGAAGAAGTTTTAAAAATTTATTAA
- the hcp gene encoding hydroxylamine reductase, giving the protein MKNKMFCWQCQETAGNKGCTMSGVCGKTSEVSWLQDLLVYVTKGLSEVAIKIREEGKEVSREVNHMISLNMFATITNANFDDEAIKDKIEKTIELKDQLLENLENKEKLSKASLVNIKRSEYDIKNKEIGILATEDEDIRSLRELITYGIKGLAAYLKHANVLEKNSEEIDKFMQKALANTLDDSLTIEELIALTLETGKFGVDGMALLDSANTTAYGNPEITEVNIGVRSNPGILVSGHDLKDLEMLLDQTKGTGIDVYTHSEMLPAHYYPKFKKYENFAGNYGNAWWKQKEEFESFNGPILMTTNCIVPPNVSYKNKLFTTGASGFPGCKHIAGKIGEDKDFSEIIEMAKNSLPPKEIETGKIIGGFAHNQVLALGDKIVEAVNSGAIKKFVVMAGCDGRAKSRNYYTDFAKALPKDAVILTAGCAKYKYNKLDLGDIGGIPRVLDAGQCNDSYSLAVIALKLKEIFGLDDINKLPIIYNIAWYEQKAVIVLLALLYLGVKNIHLGPTLPAFLSPNVVNVLVNNFKIAGIGTVEEDIKLFF; this is encoded by the coding sequence ATGAAAAATAAAATGTTTTGTTGGCAATGTCAGGAGACTGCAGGGAATAAGGGGTGTACAATGTCAGGAGTTTGTGGAAAAACTTCAGAAGTATCGTGGCTTCAAGATTTATTAGTTTATGTAACAAAAGGTTTATCAGAAGTAGCGATAAAGATAAGAGAAGAAGGAAAAGAAGTTTCAAGAGAAGTGAATCATATGATTTCTTTGAATATGTTTGCTACAATAACAAATGCAAATTTTGATGATGAAGCTATAAAAGATAAGATAGAAAAGACTATAGAGTTAAAAGATCAATTATTAGAAAATTTAGAAAATAAAGAAAAATTATCAAAAGCTTCTTTAGTAAATATAAAAAGAAGTGAATATGATATTAAAAATAAAGAAATAGGTATATTAGCAACTGAAGATGAAGATATTAGAAGTTTGAGAGAGCTAATTACTTATGGTATTAAAGGATTAGCAGCTTATTTAAAACATGCAAATGTTTTGGAAAAGAATAGTGAAGAAATAGATAAATTTATGCAAAAAGCTTTGGCAAACACATTAGATGATAGCTTAACAATTGAGGAATTAATAGCCTTAACTTTAGAAACAGGAAAATTTGGAGTAGATGGAATGGCGTTACTTGATTCTGCTAATACAACTGCTTATGGAAACCCTGAAATAACAGAAGTTAATATTGGAGTTAGATCAAATCCAGGTATACTTGTTTCAGGTCATGATTTAAAAGATTTAGAAATGTTATTAGATCAAACTAAAGGAACAGGAATTGATGTTTACACTCATTCAGAAATGTTACCAGCTCATTATTATCCAAAATTTAAAAAATATGAAAATTTTGCAGGAAATTATGGAAATGCTTGGTGGAAGCAAAAAGAAGAATTCGAATCATTTAATGGACCAATTCTTATGACAACAAATTGTATAGTTCCTCCAAATGTATCATATAAAAATAAACTTTTTACAACAGGAGCATCAGGATTCCCAGGATGTAAACATATTGCAGGAAAAATCGGAGAAGACAAAGATTTTTCAGAAATTATAGAAATGGCTAAAAATTCTTTGCCTCCAAAAGAAATAGAAACAGGAAAAATAATAGGAGGTTTTGCTCATAATCAAGTATTAGCATTAGGAGATAAAATAGTAGAAGCTGTTAATAGTGGAGCTATTAAAAAGTTTGTTGTAATGGCGGGCTGTGATGGAAGGGCTAAATCAAGAAATTATTATACAGATTTTGCAAAGGCATTACCTAAAGATGCAGTAATCTTAACTGCCGGTTGTGCTAAGTATAAATACAATAAATTAGATTTAGGAGATATTGGTGGGATACCAAGAGTTTTAGATGCAGGACAATGTAATGATTCTTATTCTTTAGCAGTAATAGCTTTAAAATTAAAAGAAATTTTTGGATTAGATGATATAAACAAACTTCCAATAATTTATAATATTGCATGGTATGAGCAAAAAGCTGTAATAGTTTTATTAGCTTTACTTTACTTAGGAGTTAAGAATATTCATTTAGGTCCAACATTACCAGCATTTTTATCACCAAATGTAGTAAATGTATTAGTTAATAATTTTAAAATAGCGGGAATAGGAACAGTTGAAGAAGATATAAAATTGTTTTTTTAA
- a CDS encoding 4Fe-4S binding protein: MIRKIIKIDEEKCNGCGLCVKACHEGAIAMINGKAKLIRDDYCDGLGDCLPSCPVNAISFEEREAKAYDEEAVLENQKKALNEKPFVCPGTLAKSLLQEEDNIITESAKPKSQLRQWPVQIKLVPINAPYFDNANLLIAADCTAYAYANFHNEFMKNKVTIIGCPKLDMIDYSEKLTAIIKNNNIKSVTVIRMEVPCCGGIENASKIALKESGKFIPWQIVTISNDGKILND, translated from the coding sequence ATGATTAGAAAAATTATAAAAATAGATGAAGAAAAATGTAATGGATGTGGATTATGTGTGAAAGCTTGTCACGAAGGAGCTATTGCTATGATCAATGGAAAAGCTAAGTTAATTAGAGATGATTATTGCGATGGATTAGGAGATTGTTTACCAAGTTGTCCTGTCAATGCTATTTCCTTTGAAGAAAGAGAGGCTAAAGCTTATGATGAAGAAGCTGTTTTAGAAAATCAAAAAAAAGCTTTAAATGAAAAACCTTTTGTATGCCCTGGTACTTTAGCAAAATCTTTACTACAAGAAGAAGATAACATAATTACTGAGTCAGCTAAACCTAAGAGTCAATTAAGACAATGGCCAGTTCAAATTAAATTAGTTCCTATCAATGCTCCTTATTTTGACAATGCTAACTTATTGATTGCCGCTGACTGTACTGCTTATGCTTATGCTAATTTTCATAACGAGTTTATGAAAAATAAAGTTACCATAATTGGATGTCCTAAATTAGATATGATTGATTACAGTGAAAAATTAACTGCAATCATTAAAAATAATAATATTAAATCTGTTACTGTTATAAGAATGGAAGTTCCTTGTTGTGGAGGAATTGAAAATGCTAGTAAAATAGCTCTTAAAGAAAGTGGTAAATTTATTCCTTGGCAAATTGTAACTATTTCAAATGATGGAAAAATCCTTAATGATTAA
- a CDS encoding Crp/Fnr family transcriptional regulator translates to MKETLIFLKKTKLFKNLTIEEIEKSLKDLNAKKQTFEKNNLVYELGKPIDRIGLVISGNANVIKEDFWGNRTILTQLNSGNIFGEVMNFQKNKNPNINVEISKKSEILFFDFKKIFDSKEILESYNKKLILNMFSIVTKKSILLTEKIEHITKKSVREKIFSYLSTCAFKYESNSFKINFNRQELADYLSIERTALSRELSKMQEENLINFKNNQFTLIKKY, encoded by the coding sequence ATGAAAGAAACATTAATTTTTTTAAAAAAAACTAAATTATTTAAAAATTTAACAATTGAGGAAATAGAAAAATCTCTAAAAGATTTAAATGCAAAAAAACAAACCTTTGAAAAAAATAATTTAGTTTATGAACTTGGGAAACCAATTGATAGAATAGGACTAGTTATTTCTGGAAACGCTAATGTTATCAAAGAAGATTTCTGGGGCAACAGAACAATTCTTACTCAATTAAATTCTGGAAATATTTTTGGAGAGGTTATGAATTTTCAAAAGAATAAAAATCCAAATATCAATGTTGAGATTTCAAAAAAAAGTGAAATTTTATTTTTTGATTTCAAAAAAATATTTGATTCAAAAGAAATTTTAGAATCTTATAATAAAAAACTTATTTTAAATATGTTTTCTATTGTAACCAAAAAAAGCATATTGTTAACTGAAAAAATAGAACATATTACTAAAAAATCAGTTAGAGAAAAAATATTTTCTTATCTTTCAACCTGTGCCTTTAAATACGAAAGCAACTCCTTTAAAATTAATTTCAATCGTCAAGAATTAGCAGATTATTTATCTATTGAAAGAACTGCACTTTCTAGAGAACTTAGTAAAATGCAAGAAGAAAATTTAATTAACTTTAAAAATAATCAATTCACCTTAATAAAAAAATACTAA
- a CDS encoding NCS2 family permease, with the protein MKKSFLEKHFKILERGSTIKTEIGAGVTTFMTMAYILIVHPMIMKSAGMPVESVFTVTALMGCVITLLMGLYANLPFALAPAMGTNAFFSITLVATGAVTWQQGLAMNFISGIVFLILSMFGFRELIVKFLPKSLKLGIGAVVGIFLIELGFKSGGIFQITDNGLALGDLTNEVAIVSIIGIIITSALVANKVKCDMLVGIFITTLIGIPFGVTHLPDSFISLPASIKPIAFRLDFTDMLSIKVLPILFVFFVGDFFSTLGTLLGVSEKAGLLDENGDLPDIQKPFLVDALGTVTGALLGTTTITTFIESAAGVGAGGKTGLTAITTGILFFFALFFSPIALLIPAAATAPVLIIMGIIMLGCMKNVDYEDFTEFFPVFFMIVFTAFTNSISNGVGAGIISYVLIKVGTRRHKEVGIGLYILALIMVFYFIN; encoded by the coding sequence ATGAAAAAAAGTTTTTTGGAGAAACATTTTAAGATTTTAGAAAGAGGAAGTACTATAAAGACTGAAATAGGTGCAGGGGTAACAACATTTATGACAATGGCCTATATATTAATAGTTCATCCTATGATAATGAAAAGTGCAGGAATGCCAGTGGAATCAGTATTTACAGTAACTGCACTTATGGGATGTGTAATAACTTTATTAATGGGATTATATGCTAATTTACCCTTTGCATTAGCACCGGCAATGGGAACAAATGCATTTTTTTCAATAACTTTAGTTGCAACAGGAGCTGTTACTTGGCAACAAGGTTTAGCAATGAATTTTATATCAGGTATAGTATTTTTAATATTATCAATGTTTGGATTTAGAGAACTTATAGTAAAGTTTCTTCCTAAAAGTTTAAAATTAGGTATAGGAGCAGTTGTTGGAATATTCTTAATAGAATTAGGATTTAAATCAGGAGGAATATTTCAAATAACAGATAATGGTTTAGCTTTAGGAGATTTAACAAACGAAGTAGCTATAGTTTCTATAATTGGTATAATTATAACTTCTGCTTTAGTTGCAAATAAAGTAAAATGCGATATGCTTGTAGGTATTTTTATAACAACATTAATAGGAATTCCTTTTGGAGTAACTCATCTTCCTGATAGTTTTATATCTTTACCAGCTTCAATAAAACCAATTGCTTTTCGTTTAGATTTTACAGATATGTTAAGTATAAAAGTATTACCTATTTTATTTGTTTTTTTTGTGGGAGATTTCTTTTCAACGTTAGGAACTCTTTTGGGAGTTTCAGAAAAAGCAGGGTTATTAGATGAAAATGGAGATTTACCAGATATACAAAAACCATTTTTAGTAGATGCTCTAGGAACAGTTACAGGAGCTTTACTTGGGACAACGACAATAACAACATTTATTGAATCAGCAGCAGGGGTAGGAGCAGGTGGTAAGACAGGTTTAACAGCAATAACAACAGGAATTTTATTTTTCTTTGCTTTATTCTTTAGTCCAATTGCTTTATTAATACCTGCAGCAGCTACAGCTCCAGTATTGATAATTATGGGGATTATAATGCTTGGTTGCATGAAAAATGTTGATTATGAAGATTTTACAGAATTTTTTCCAGTATTTTTTATGATTGTTTTTACAGCTTTTACAAATAGTATTTCTAATGGTGTTGGAGCTGGAATAATTTCTTATGTTTTAATTAAAGTTGGAACGAGAAGACATAAAGAAGTTGGAATTGGATTATATATATTGGCATTAATAATGGTATTTTATTTTATAAATTAA